AAAGcctgttttttaaaacatttattttacattcaatTCACTTTTACATGAAAGAAACAGACCTGATTCAAGTGAGTTttactatatttatttatagcgcaaaatcacagcaacagtcgcctcaaggagcttataaaaacatcaaaacagaacTTCTTTATAAAGATTGAGTTCAATTTTTTCCCTTATTAGAATATATTGTAATATGGCCTCTTTTATACAATGCACAGTGAAAAGATCccctttcagtttttcacagggCTCTTAATGTAGTAGTTTTCTAATAGTCATTCACAGTAATCCCATAAAGGAAATGTCATTATAAGCAACTTTCTGTGTGTTTAGCACAGACCTTTATCCCCAGGTGTGTTTCCTTGGGGCATTTGCTCTTAAATGAGCCTCATGTAATCTTAACTCAAGTACTTGTATTCCTTTGCCCTCCTTTCACTTAATTCTGTGACGATCTGCTCTGAAGCCTCTTTTGTGGGGGTTAGGCCAGACCAGGACTTGTTAAACAGtcattaaaatgtaacaaaacgTATGTGTTTGTCCTGCTTTTGTCTCTTTCTGCCCTTCCCAGACCTGACAGCCCGCCTCTCTTGGATAAAGTGGGATTAACGGAGGAACACGGGGCACCCTGAGTGTACAGGCTTCAGTGGGGAGGTGGTTCagactttttttcctccttctcctctcacTGCATGTCAAGAACAGACAGACAGTCAGCAGGAGAGAGTGTGCCGACAGACATCTGCAGACTTCTCACCAGGTCACACACCTCAGGCTTTCTTAGTTTTATCCACTACTTTGTTCTTGGAAGCTTTTAAAATTCTAATTTGTTATTGACTGGTAATTGAGAGCCATTGTTTTTGGGGCAAAGACGAGAAAGAGGGTCGTCATTGTTGCCACAGAGAGGTACACTGGCACGAGACTGAATGGACTTGTAAAGAACTCATACTTCTGCACGCGGTGCTGAAGTGTTTTCTGGACTCTGGCTCATTAGGCTGCGAGCTGATGTGTTAAAAAGAGCCTTGATCATGTAAATGAGACGATGGGCGTGAGAAGCAGATCGGTGCGGCGTGCTGTAGCGTGTCAGGTGCTGTttccaaacatggcaataaGGCCGGTTGTCATCtgtcatctgttgtgtttatttatttgtaattattTCTTATTTATGACAAAAACACTCATGGAAACAGCTTTACAAAATATCATCATGTAATTGTTTGCAGCTTGGAAAATGCGGTGATTTTCAGGCTTTCTGTGCATTTAAAGTTACTCCATCCCGtgtaaatgtgtcatttttctTTCCAGACAAGTGCAGCACCATCAGTGGAGCAGTTCTGTGTAGATGTGACACTGATCTCTACTTAAAGGCAACACATTACCTACATTTTCCACTGTGGCCTTTATGCACAGTTCAAGCCTGAACATTAAAACCATTCAAAGACAACGAGAATAACATCGATGGTGTCATTACAGGGTAATGGTCTGCTGGGAAACCTCGGGTCCTGACAGTCATTTTGACACACACTGTAACACAAGTGCAAACTGAGCAGGGCCAGACAAGCAGCCTTGAAACTGACATGCTGGTTGGGTGTTAACCCAATCAAATTTGTGATTCTCACTTCGCTGTCCAACAGATGAGCTTTGCTTCGGTCCAACACACAGCCAACCCTTTCTGTCTTACAGTGCAGCATTATGGCACCATTATCAGGCTGTAGCACACCATGTAATGATGGTGCTCGGCTTTCCTCTCAGCAGTCTGCAGATGCCGCTCCAGGTGTAGTTAGATGTGTAAAACAGGCAAAGGGAGTCAACAACACACCCATTTTTCTTTTGCTCAGGCAATTTTAGTGCCAGTAATGGAGCCCATAGGAAACCATTACAAAGCAGCCCGGTTATGACAGCTTATGGATGATGTGTAGCTGAATTTCTGTTGTGGGAATTTTGGTCACAGTCAATTAAAAAGAAGTCCCCAGTTGTTCTGTTAGACCGGTGAGATTCAAACCTTCATGTGGAAACGTCATTCACGGCATTTCTCTGTTCATGGAACGAGATGTGTGGAGCATAAATAATGCCGCGTCAGAGAAACCGTCCTGCTCGATAGCTTATTCTGTTAGGGAAGTATTCCAGTGTTACACAAGTCATGTCAGTCTCATTTATGTGCGGTGCACCTGCTGGACAATGCAAATGCACCCAAAAGCCTGGAATATTTGCCTGTGAAGGACAAGATTTGataaaacagagaagaagagtATAAATGAGCCCGTGACCTTTTGTAGTCGTACTGATAAGTCACCTTTGTTACCAGTCTGCTGTTCGGTGACCCCTGGGTCCCTCTAGTGGTATTAGTTAACTAATTCTATCCCCTTTTTggtgtcctgtgtgtgttttattttattttttcacattttgtcttTAGTGACATCATCTCCAAGGCTCCACTGTAACCTAAATATTGAGATAAAAAGGACTAAAAGCACTAAAAAGTTATGCAGTGCATATTAAAACAGATGAAATGTATGCCAAATTAAATcagatgaataaaaacaatCTTCCATATAAATTAAACAAGCATAAGTGGGATAATATTATATGTagaaatatcattaaataatgataattaTGTCTCTTTAAGAGcttaaaaatgtttataaaaagtaaatacaaGAATTGAACCTAATCACTGTGTGACAGCCATAATGAAGAATCTGAGCTTGTTTTgttaaaatgtgaaattctCACTTTGTGTAGTTATTTATGAATCTTCAAAATACATAAGGAACTGGCTTATCCCCGTTAAGTGACGGCGTGCTGCATTTTCAAATGATTGCACTTGGAGATCATCAAAAACAGCTCAGAATACCATTCGGATGAGATATGATTCAGCCAAGCGGAAAATTTTAGTGGCCAGAATGAGTAACATTCTTCCACTCTGTGGGCTGGATCAGACGTCTTctttttgttgcactgaggtagTTTATTGATTTAACATCCGGCAGACTTACACTGACAAACACTGTGAGGCCATTCTGCCATCAGCCGGCAGGTGTGTTTATCATGTTAGTGTAACTGTGGAGTCTGGGTTGTGCGCTTGTAAATACAATCAGTACATCACATCCTGCTGGAATAATGCAGGTGTTTGTGTGAAAGACGCTCTGAAACAGCTCTGTCCAAAGGTCACAAATCAGGGAGAACAGAAAAGCCGGACACGTTCTGAAAGTGGCCTTTTTGTTTGACATCCATCCGTTTTCTTACTTgtttatccaattcaggattGTTTGACATACAGTCAATCGTACTTTACATGTGGCTAAAAATGTAGATCAAAatttatacaaaaaaacaacaacataaaagaaATTCTTTCCTGCAACAACAGCTTGGACGTCTCATTTTGAAAGAAGTGGAAAGAGGGGGGAAAGTAAGCTATAGCATGCACTGAGTCAGGCTTGGGGATGACTTTATACACCACATAAAGACATAAATGTCAAGCTTCGgtcttgaaacgtttacatttttatttgcttttagaGCATTCCTTTTTTCCtgtccttttttatttctttttgtattaATTACTGTTTAATATTAGAGGGAATGCTCCAACAATCACACATGGGGAGTGAAAAGATGGAAGTGGAGAAAAAGCGCTCCGTGCATGATGGGAAGTTCCCTCGCAGTCGGAGCCTATTACAGCCTAACTAATGggtggttcagggtcacctggtccaagGCTTATACACAAAACTGGTGACCAGCCCACATGTTACTCCTACAGAAGCTCCTCGGTCATGAAAAACCAGTCCCACGAAGCTCCTGGAGCACagttttttgtgctgatgttaatgtcgGAGGTTTGGATCTGTGTAGTTATTGAGTCAGCAGGAGACTTTTAAGCATCATGTGGCTCAGCACTTGATGACTCTGTAACAATATGTGGTCTGCCACTTTGTGGCTGAGGTTTTGTGGTCCCTAAACCcttccactttgcaataatatGACTTACAGTTGATCTATCTAGAAGGGAAGAAATTTCATAAAGTGACTTATTGTAATGGTGGCATGCTATTATGGTGCCACACTCCAATTCAGCGGGCTGCTTAAAACAACCCATTCTTTCACTAATGCTTGTAAAGGCACGCTGCCTAGCCAGGTGCTTGACTTTATGCACATGTGGCAATGGGACTGAAAatcacctgaattcaaagactaAGAGTTGTAACATAATACTTTTGTCTATAAGAGTTATCACTCAGGAAcctttgaagcctaatcttaaaagtagagagggtgccTGTCTcctaaatccaaactgggagctggatCCACAGGAGAGCCTCTGCCTCCCATCCTACTTTTAGAAACAAGGAACCACTAATAAGCCCACAGTCTCTACTGGGATAACATGATACTACAAGGTCTTCAAGTTATGATGAGTTATCTTTCTATGTGAGGAGAAAGATTTTAGTAGGGCACTCTTTCTAGCTCCTGACAGTACTTTATCTGACATGTTTTGTATTAACTCAAGATTTCAGGAAGCTTTTAAAACAGCCTCATAATAGGCAGTTGCAATCATCCAGCCTAGGAGTAATTTTTTCTGCATCACTCTGACATGGGATGTTTCTCATTTTAGATATTGCTCAGATAAAAGAAAGCAGTTGCTCAAAGACATATCCTGGTCAGCTGTTCCCATTTTACTAACGAAACTCTAGCAGAAAAAGAAGGTAGAATAGACGTAATACGGTGTAAAAATAACCACTCCTGTTACTTAGATGAGGaaccatagactgtatgtaaGAGATGGACAGCAGGGGGACTCTTGTAGTGGGAAGAGGTCTTTGGGAAAATAACCCTCGGGTCTCTTGTTTCATGGCCTCAGGAGACGTTTTCATGATACGCTTATGATCTCAATCGCTAGTTTCAAGTTTAAGTAAACATAACATGATGTTCAACTCATGCTATGAGTATCCAGTAGGAGGATAAGGCAGGGTATGTTTCAGAGCACGCCTACTTTGTGACTTACAGTCCCTACAATATGAGCACCGACCCTCATAATGTACGGTTTCTGTGAGCTAAGATagagaaagtaaaacaaaagcgttcagtttgatgtaaataaataaataaataaatatgacatCTAAGAACATCTGGGTTATTCTGCTAATTTAAAACCAGCTAATGTAATCTCACCCTATTACTCCACCATCAACAACTTTTATAAGCCAAACATCTGTCTGTCTCCAACTAAAATGCTGACGCCTCGGAAGCACCAGCACCGTGAGGGTCCAGTGTGTTGGCACTTTAATAGCTGTGAAACTTTGGCTAAATACCTCACCTGCTTTCCTCATTACAGCTCCTCTTCACAGTCCTGCCCTTCGTGCTTCAGAGCTTTCATCCTCAGAGTGCGTGAAGGAAAAATGTGGTGTCATCTTTACAATGTGTCCCAGGGGCCCGAATTCAAGGGCCCtgaacggggggggggggggggggggggggggggggggcactagTCCATCTAACAGCCGATCATTACATTTCACACAGCTAGTGAACTATTCCACTTTTGACAATCACTTTTTAATCATTCAATCATCCCTCTGACTAATGCAGAATGACCCTGAGGGCAGGCCTGCTTGCCCCTGCTGTCAGATTTATCTGTGAAATACGAATGAAAAGGCAGATAAAGATGAGCTGTAGGAATTCTGCATTAGCTTGGTCACATGTAAAAGATTTATTGTCCTTGAGGATCAGCTCTAATGCAGAGCGTTGGtcacacaggtgacactgagcGGCAGCAGGCTGTAAACGCCACCCTCGTGTTGACATCCACCCAGCTTGTCCTAGCCCAATCAGCAGATCAAACAACACTGTTTGCCCAACCTTAATGCACTGACTCCCCCAAAACTCACTGTAGCCTAGCCCAGCTGGCTGACACATCGCACTGCAAACTTGGGCCAACCATCGTGCTAACCTTGGCACTAGGGTCACAAGTGCAGCTCTAATTATTCTACGTTATTTGTGCAGGAGGCTGCCCCATCATCACCCGAGTGCACGGCCTTTCTGTCATTTGTTCAGCAAATTTACTCTGACTTGATCACCACGACCCACCCCCTTTCCCTTCTCTCTGGCCTGGTTAAAGTTTAGATTCTGGAAGTTGTACATGCATAATGAATATAATTGTGTTATGGCCAACATAATTGCTCTGGCAACTCTGTTTTTTGTAACTGTCAAGTCAATGAGGTGCATTTGAGTTGAGTGTGGCTGAACTTAGGGACCGTTACTTTGTGCCAAGAGCGTTCTCTTATTGGACAAAACTGATAAAATAAACAGCCTATCCATCTGAGCCCCCCTCCCACAACCAAtctgtgtatacatatataaatacaaagctcaggtggtagagcaggtcagccattAATCACTGGGTTCAACAACTAGCCAAGTCCTCAAACCACACGCCGAACCACAAATTTATCCCCTTGCTTGCATGGAGAAAAAATGCAAGTCACTTTAGACAAAAAGCATCTGTGAaactctattttatttttaaattatttatatttctcaGCTTAATTTTGACTGACAGTGTTTTGGAACCAGGGTACCTTACCTAACAGATACAGCATGCGCCATGTGACTATAGATCatgatttcttttcttaagGCAGCTCTCCCATAGGGTGTAAAGCCGCTGAGAGCTGAACTTCAAAGCTTGGCTTTTTCATCGGATGGCCATAATTCTGCAGGGTAGCCAGGCAGAGTCAGGTACTGCGCGCACAGGTTTTGGTGTGGGTGTGGGCTGATGGTGTGTATACATATAGGCgtgtatttgtgtctgtgtaggACAGGGGTTATTCTGCTCTATTTCTCCTTCCACCTCCAGATATCAAAGCAAACTCTAACAGTGGGGGTCTCTGGCATCCCGGGCCCCTTTCCACCCAGGAGACAAAGCATCGAGCAGCGAGTCTGCATCGTATTAAACAAAGTCTAAATGCTTCAAGCTGTTACACACTCCCCAGTGAAACCTTTATGAAAGGGCCCCTAATGCGATTTCAGAAACACCTTGTCATCAGCCCCGGGGCAGAGGAATGGCGCAGTGTGGATGTATGAATGAATGGGTTCTGGGCGTTACTAAGGGCTCGCTCTGTGAGTGCAGGTGACCCTATGGTTTTATAGTCCAATATGTACCACTCATTGATATTACCTGTTGTTTCATTCACTGCTAAATACGGGCTCTTATTAGAAACAAGTGGCAGTCTCGTGCTTTCAAAGAAACGCAAGCCTGTGATTGCACGTTTGGGACAATGTATCCCTAAAGAAATGTTTTAGCAGGAAAGGCAGCGATGTGTAATTTTCTCTCCTTGATGCTATCGGCCTTTTGAAGTTACAAAACATATCTTGTTGGTTTTCTAAATGCACTTGCATTCATTCGACCTTAAACGAGGACTTTGAGTGAGTATGACGCGCGAGTTCTTATTCGGAGCTGACTTGTGAGTCACATTTTCACAACTTACTGGAAGAGAACTGCGCAATAAAACAGAcattcatgttgtttttctcaAACTCTGGAAACAGACACGCTTTTACAAAACAGCAGCGGCAGAGATGGCtaacatttgttttctgttttgttccaATACTAATCAGCGGTGATCACTCACGTTCTTTTTGTCAATAGATAGCACAGACCTTTTGGAAATGTTGTACTCTTCTTTTTGCTTGTAGTCTTCACAGCCTGTTCGGAGAAAATTCCTTGTCGTTAGGTGCTTTGTGGCTGGTTCAAGTCGCAGGGTTGGATTCCTGTATAGATATGTAAAGGATTCCTCCAGTGGAAGCAGTGGTGCTACAAGTAGCTTTAAAAGCGATTGCACTCCTGGTAATAGACACCGTACTCTGTGCAATGAAAAGCAGCTGGGCCTTCCTCTGCTGATCTCTGGTTCATCTTGAATCACTTTCTGGCAAACCCGCACGTGCAGATCCGCACATGTTAAGTGAACATATAAAAAGGCAAATGTGGATGCACTGATGCATGCCGTAATCAGGTGATAATGTAGACTGTACACGACTTTGCATGCAGGCCAAAGCTAGTTCCTCTTTCCAAGATCATTTGGGGTGAGGCTTCACGAGTGTCTGGGGACACTCGTGAAGCCGGGATGGTGTTGAAGTCAAAGGTAACCAATTCTGTCAGACACACAGCAAAACTTCACTCATCGCAGCCTCTAACAAATCATCTCTTTCCTCACACATCCGTGACCCTCCACGTCAGATCAAAGTCTTCTGTGAATCATCACACATCCATACATTTGGCCTCTTTGTTTGCCATttcatctcttttctttctttttcttctgaaaCAGCTTTTTGTCTCTCAACACCTCTCACTCTCACTCCTCGTCTCCGTCCTTTTCTGTTTATGAGGCGGTGCATGCAGCAGGGATGCATTTCTCGCTGCAGTGACAGCAGAAAGGCTCTGCGCTTATTAAGGCCTTGCCCTCGGCTCATGTGGAGCTGGTCTTAAAGGTGTCAGACGAGACAGAAGTACGTCATCCTGCTACGCTGAGTTACGGCCCAAGCTCACCTTTGATCTAAGAGGCAAGTCATCCCTCTCTCTTCCCCCTGTCTCACTTCATTTTACAGTATTTGGCTGTGTTTTTATCTTTCAAGAGCCAACAGCCTCTCTCGATGTCATTGAACACTGGGTGAGATGTATTTGAAttatgaataaagaaacaacacATGGTTACTAAACTACCACAGCAGCACATCAAGTTAAAGGTTTTTTGATTAGCTGAATTATTTTTACTCTGTTAGTGTGAAAAGTGTTTTTGCAAGCTTTGCTTGACTTTTGAGTGGGCACTTGCTTAGAGCGCACAGTGGGTGGAAAAGTGTCAGCTAAGGTCCCATTCTTCTTtttgtgaagtgtgtgtgtgtgtgtgtgtgtgtgtgtgtgtgtgtgtgtgtgtgtgtgtgtgtgtgtgtgtgtgtgtgtgtgtgtgtgtgtgtgtgtgtgtgtgcatgtggttGAGAAGCCTACCTCATAGTCACTGCACAGGATCAGTCTCGTACTTTGCAAGTCAACCCCTCTCCCAGGGGCCTCCTGCAGCCCAGCCAGGGAGcagaaggtcagaggtcataatTGGGGGAAAGTGTGTGCAATTTTGTGCACGCTCCTTCAGGTGCATGTTCCCTCTTTCATACTTGCTCTTGTGCATATTCGAGCATTGCTTTCATATTTGCATGTGTGAAACATTTCCTTCTTCGTGTAGAAGCTGTATGAAGGAGGCCAGTAAAATGTGTAACCACACTTGGACCTACCCCGAGGCATGCCACGGTCTGAATTAATGCATCTGGCACTACGTAAAAGTAGAGTGACACTAACCATTACCGGTGATGCCTAAAACACAAAGCACACTCGGTTCCCATAAGCAAGACCAAGTCAGTGCTCAGGAGTTTAACGTTTGCTGAGCATACTTCAAACTCCATGGCTCCCCGTGCcactgccatcaaattcaaaccGAGCATGTAATTTaacacagaacaataaatattttcagtTCTGAAATATCAGTgccttttatatttaattgaaaTAGTACAATCTTAAATAATGGGCAAATCattacattctgtttttattaacaCGCCTAACAGTTGAGCTGCTGTAACGTGATTATTTTCACACTTTAGCTAAATTGCTTGTTAATGATGTCATTCTTGGACCAGTTTGATTTTCGTTGGATTTACATTAGCAGTTaaatttctgtttctttaataaatacatgaacatCATGCAATACCGGTTATAAATATAGCCTCTGctgcaaaaaattaaaatatacacGCTCTCGTTCATTAATCTTCATTAGgaaatcttttgttttgttttgtttttatcttcaaCACAGTCTTATTACTAATATTAGTCCAATTTCCTGTAACTAAGTGAAAGTCTGATTTATCCACAAGAGTCGaataaaatgcatttgattaaaaTAGAACATCTTATTTCATCCGACTGTCATATTTTTGTCCGCTCTCTTTTttcaataacaataaaataactggtTATATTTTGGTGCTTTATGGGAGCTGAAATGCTCTCCAGTCAGAAACTGATAACAAAGAAGTTAAAGAAATCTCCAGAGGTCACAGTCAGCTGATTTGGACAAACTGAGATTTTGGCAGTGGATAAATTCAGCTCTATAATATGAGCCACCTGTGCGCCGCTCTGTGTAGGGAAAACACGACGTGACAGATGAAGAGGTGGGCCGCTGACAAAACGCATGGAAAAACCGTTCATTGGAGGTATCGGCAGAAACCGGAGAGCTCGATGGTTAGTTTAAGCCTCCTTCCTGTTTGACTTCCACATTATAGGAGCTGCGAGTGCGCACAGACTTGATTCGATTAAATATCAAGCGGATATATTTCCACCGGTCCGACGAGTCTGTGCGCAAATCGCCCTCCGCGGTGCGCATACTTTACACTGGCGttaaaactctgtttttacGGTACACGGAAGGTTTGTGTGGCTGTAAAAGGCCTCGCAGGGAGCGACTGTGGCACAAAGCCTTCACTCTCCAAGAACAAATGGATTTTATACTGCGGTTAATTTGATAGTTTTATTGACCCTAAAGGCTCTGGCTCATGTTTTACTTTAATTCAAATCCAGCGACCTTTTAAGAAATCTGGGAAATATTTTTATGAGGAAagactgtttttattattgttattatcattattattattattattattattaaactttaactttaagaTGTAAACTAACTGTAGATAGATGTCAAAAATATTATTGCAAATATTCCAATAAAAACGAggcaatttttttctttttttattaaattatttttgttaaattatgAGTCATTTCATCATCTCAGTAAAAATAATGAATGTAATTTTCTTCCACGTAAAGAAActgtacttttttctttctaggGGACCACCGATGctaaaaagggaaaagaaaataagagcagAGTAAGTCGGTCATCCCTGGCCTCTGACAGTAAATACGAGTCTTGTTTAAGTCTTCTATGATACACGAAACCATGACTGGTCCCTCCCGCTTGCTGAACACCAAGGCGCACACTAGCTCCCCCTCCGCACCTCAAAACCCCTCCCCTTCCACTCTTAAACCTATTTAGCATCTGACGCCGGGATACCGTTTCCAAAAATATTGTAAGGAAAAAACTTCCTGCACGAGGAGAATCGTGCCAACCGCCACTTTGACCATAGTTCCTTCCAAAGTAAGAAGCGCAGAGACCCATCTCGAAATTATTCCCCTCAGCTTCAAGGATATCTATACAATTTTTGTAACCACGGCTTCAAAGGTGGACAGCGTGTTTTCCTCACTATCTCTGCATTTCTTCAAGAAAGAAATGGAAGAGGGCTCCAGTTCTCCGGTTTCCCCTGTGGATAGTCTGGTGACCAGCGAGGAGGAGCTGGACAGACAGCAGAAAAGTTTcgcgaggaagaggaggcacaGCAAAAAGTCCAGCGACgacagcagcggcagcagcccGGGTCCGGTGAAACGGGGGAAGAAGCCGAGTCCGAGCAGCACTCAGTCGTATGAGGAGCTGCAGAACCAGCGGGTCCTGGCCAACGTCCGCGAGAGGCAACGGACTCAGTCTCTAAACGAGGCCTTTGCGTCTTTGCGCAAAATTATCCCCACACTGCCGTCGGACAAACTCAGCAAGATACAGACGCTGAAGCTGGCCTCCAGATACATCGACTTTCTCTGTCAGGTGCTGCAGAGCGACGAGATGGACAGCAAGATGTCCAGCTGCAGTTACGTAGCGCACGAAAGACTCAGTTATGCGTTCTCTGTGTGGAGGATGGAGGGCGCTTGGTCTATGTCAGCATCTCACTAGCACCCACAGACCGTCACTTCCAATGCCAAAGCGGTGGGTAGCACGAAGCCCGGAAAGAAAAAAGTCGATGATGTCAGTGTTTACAGCAGGAAAAAGAAGTAATAACGATGAAGGGCTCATTTGTAAAGGCGCCGCTGTAGGCAGATATAACGCCTTATGGTAAAACGGTTATGAAGCGCATTATGGGAGTCATCCCCCaaattctgtttattttcactttgaactttactttttttaaaaaaaagcgtCGTTATCAGGTGACGACTTGACCACGTGTCTGGAGGAAAACTGTAGCCAGATGTGTAGGTGACAGGCATCCAGTGCATCAAACGTGTCCCCAtccccttttttttaatgttcaaaCTTTAAGCACGAGGCCGCAGCATCTTTTAAACCCTGCCTGTCCGCGCGCAAACTCTCGGGGACAGTATAATCCATGATATCAGTTTGATGTTCCGAGAATTGAGTGAAGCAGAGGGCTCGTTCGGGATGTGAAGAATGGGATCGTGTTTATTTGAAGGATTAGGCAGAGGAATGAATACAAATAATAGTTGCGGAACGTGTTTACATACCAGGCATTAAGAACGTGCCACATCTGTTCCTCTCTTCTATTTGTTGCCAAAAAATGacgggttttttgtttttgttttttttttaacttttgtagTCCCTCTTATAAGgactctgatttttctttttcttaaaaaggGCCAAGACGCAGCTGTAGTGCCACTACGGGTAATTTATATCCACAACAGAGCGCCTTCCTGTGTGGAGACCGCAGGAATGGGCAGCTCCTGCGGCTGGACGGGGAAGTTCAGGCCAGTGCAAGACAACAAAAACAGAGCCCGCATTAACACGCAGGCTCGTTACTTTCTTCGGGCTTGCTTTGCTCCCTGATCTGGAGGACTGGTTACTCTACAGCTGACCTGCAGCTGGGACACATGGCACtgtttttggagtttttacttttaatttgagattttttaattttagcaaAAGGGTATTAAAGAGGGAGTAACAGTGACTCTATTAGTGATGTCAGTAATCAGGGATGCGTCTTGTTTTAGTCGCTTTAACCTTCATTTAAATATCTGACAGGGCTCAGGGCCCGATGTGTAGATCGAAGCCTGTCCGGTCCTGACTGCTCCTCGGAGCTCCTCTGATTCTGAAATCAGGCTCTTCGCCGTGATTTGCTTTAAATTTGAAGGCGCATCCGCGACATGCTGGCTAGATTCAAAATATTCCGATGTGTGGCTTGATAGCGTTAAAAAGGCAGGGTTAAACCCGCGCTGGGGTTTCTCACGGGCTTCAGGTTTATCCAAAATATAGTTGGAATGAAATGTaacaacaaacattttttaatttagcaGCAAAATGAATAATTCACACCGGTCTGTGGACACACTGCGGGGCCTTTCAAAACAAAGTGCGACCTTGGTGAGCCGCGTGATTTATTTCAATAATAACTCGGGGCTTAACTTTGCTCCGAGGAATTGGATTTTATTGTTTCAGGCTTGTCCACTAACGCCGAATTTACTCAGGTGCTTTAAAA
This is a stretch of genomic DNA from Pelmatolapia mariae isolate MD_Pm_ZW linkage group LG16_19, Pm_UMD_F_2, whole genome shotgun sequence. It encodes these proteins:
- the twist2 gene encoding twist-related protein 2; this translates as MEEGSSSPVSPVDSLVTSEEELDRQQKSFARKRRHSKKSSDDSSGSSPGPVKRGKKPSPSSTQSYEELQNQRVLANVRERQRTQSLNEAFASLRKIIPTLPSDKLSKIQTLKLASRYIDFLCQVLQSDEMDSKMSSCSYVAHERLSYAFSVWRMEGAWSMSASH